One genomic window of Caloranaerobacter ferrireducens includes the following:
- the rplI gene encoding 50S ribosomal protein L9 yields the protein MKVILLKDVKGLGKKGSVVNVKDGYARNFLLPRGVAKEATEGNLKVLKEQETAREIKQKEELEKAKKLAEKISSISVKIQGKAGANGKLFGSITSKDIANALNKQHKIKIDKKKIMLEDNIKALGVVFVDIKVYPSVVAKLKVEVSEN from the coding sequence ATGAAGGTAATATTATTAAAGGATGTCAAGGGACTTGGTAAAAAAGGTAGTGTTGTTAATGTAAAAGATGGCTATGCGAGGAATTTTCTTTTGCCGAGAGGAGTTGCTAAAGAAGCAACAGAAGGTAATTTAAAGGTATTAAAAGAACAGGAAACAGCCAGAGAGATTAAACAAAAAGAAGAATTAGAAAAAGCTAAAAAATTAGCTGAAAAGATATCTAGTATTAGTGTTAAAATACAAGGCAAAGCAGGAGCAAATGGTAAGCTATTTGGTTCAATTACAAGTAAAGATATTGCCAATGCATTAAATAAACAGCATAAAATAAAGATTGATAAAAAGAAAATTATGTTAGAAGATAATATAAAAGCTCTTGGTGTAGTTTTTGTTGATATTAAAGTATATCCGTCTGTTGTAGCAAAGCTTAAAGTTGAGGTATCTGAAAATTAG
- the dnaB gene encoding replicative DNA helicase encodes MTDNIKTIGKVPPHSIEAEQSVLGSMILDKDSIITAIEILRPDDFYKEAHKEIYEAILALNDKNEPVDLITLSEELKKRGTLEAIGGMTYLADLSEGISTTANIKHYCEIVEEKSILRKLIKASDEIMSKGYEADEEISSIIDLAEKKIFDITQRKSHEGFTPIKNILLDSLNKIEEMFENKGGITGLTTGFIDIDNKTSGLQKSDLILVAARPSMGKTAFALNIALNSALKGNASVAIFSLEMSKEQLVQRMLSIESHVEIQKIRNGQLSEDEWLRLVRAMGPLSQAKIYIDDTPGITLSEMKAKCRRLKIENGLDLILIDYLQLMQGDGKSENRQQEISAISRGLKGLAREMNCPVVALSQLSRAPELRSDHRPILSDLRESGAIEQDADVVMLLYRDEYYHPDTDKKNIGEVIIAKQRNGPTGTVELVWMGQFTKFLNLEKYRQ; translated from the coding sequence GTGACTGATAATATAAAGACTATTGGAAAAGTACCTCCACATAGCATTGAAGCTGAACAGTCTGTTTTAGGATCAATGATACTAGATAAAGATTCGATAATTACTGCTATTGAAATATTAAGACCAGACGATTTTTATAAAGAAGCTCATAAGGAAATATATGAAGCTATATTAGCACTTAATGATAAAAATGAACCTGTTGATTTGATAACTTTATCTGAAGAATTGAAAAAGAGGGGTACTTTAGAAGCGATTGGTGGAATGACCTATTTAGCCGATTTATCAGAAGGTATATCTACAACTGCTAATATAAAGCATTATTGTGAGATAGTAGAAGAGAAATCAATTCTAAGAAAGTTGATTAAAGCTTCTGATGAGATAATGTCAAAGGGATATGAAGCTGATGAAGAAATAAGTAGTATAATCGATTTAGCGGAAAAGAAGATATTTGATATTACGCAAAGAAAAAGTCATGAAGGATTTACGCCTATTAAAAATATTTTATTAGACAGTCTTAATAAAATTGAGGAGATGTTTGAAAATAAAGGTGGCATAACAGGTTTAACTACTGGATTTATCGATATAGATAATAAAACATCTGGATTACAAAAATCAGACCTAATATTAGTTGCTGCTAGGCCATCGATGGGTAAAACAGCTTTTGCATTAAATATTGCATTAAATAGTGCATTAAAAGGTAATGCATCAGTTGCTATATTTAGTTTAGAGATGTCAAAAGAGCAATTAGTGCAGCGTATGTTAAGTATTGAATCACATGTAGAAATACAAAAAATTAGAAATGGACAGTTGAGTGAGGACGAGTGGTTAAGATTGGTTAGAGCAATGGGGCCTTTATCTCAAGCTAAAATATATATTGACGATACCCCTGGAATTACACTAAGTGAAATGAAGGCGAAATGCAGAAGATTAAAGATAGAAAATGGATTAGACTTGATACTTATTGATTATTTACAGTTAATGCAGGGAGATGGGAAATCCGAGAATAGACAACAGGAGATATCTGCTATATCGAGAGGTTTAAAAGGATTAGCAAGAGAAATGAATTGTCCAGTAGTAGCTTTATCGCAGCTTTCACGTGCACCTGAGTTAAGATCTGATCATAGACCTATTTTATCAGATCTAAGAGAATCTGGTGCAATAGAGCAGGATGCAGACGTAGTAATGCTTTTGTATAGAGATGAATATTATCATCCAGATACAGATAAAAAGAATATCGGTGAGGTAATAATAGCAAAGCAGCGTAATGGTCCTACAGGTACTGTTGAATTGGTTTGGATGGGACAGTTTACTAAATTCTTGAATTTAGAAAAGTATAGACAATAA
- a CDS encoding GNAT family N-acetyltransferase: MCLIVGKRVTIRPLVLEDVYAMQDWGKHEEPLFSDYNFPKLKDEEIRQWYKDRTLKKNRKSFGILNENGDTIGYLTIRNIKKFKKQATLGITLDANFVNRGYGTEALNIFLDYFFNELKMKTMCLSVAKFNKRAIRCYEKNGFRKTGEYLKKLDIKTYNVLLKERHSDLIDGFIFKKGNLYCCYYKMELSKYDYCKNEH; encoded by the coding sequence ATGTGTTTAATTGTAGGAAAAAGGGTTACTATAAGACCTTTAGTATTAGAAGATGTATATGCAATGCAAGACTGGGGGAAACATGAAGAGCCACTTTTTTCTGACTATAATTTTCCTAAATTAAAAGATGAAGAAATAAGACAGTGGTATAAAGATAGAACGCTTAAGAAAAATAGAAAATCTTTTGGTATATTGAATGAAAATGGAGATACAATCGGATACTTAACAATTAGAAATATAAAAAAATTCAAGAAACAGGCAACTTTAGGAATAACTTTAGATGCTAACTTTGTAAATCGAGGTTATGGTACTGAAGCTTTAAATATTTTTTTAGATTATTTTTTTAATGAACTTAAAATGAAAACTATGTGTCTAAGTGTTGCGAAATTTAACAAAAGAGCAATAAGATGTTATGAAAAAAATGGTTTTAGAAAAACTGGGGAATATCTTAAGAAACTAGACATAAAAACATATAATGTTTTATTAAAAGAAAGACATAGTGATTTGATTGATGGCTTTATTTTTAAAAAAGGGAATTTATATTGCTGTTATTATAAAATGGAGTTGAGTAAATATGACTACTGCAAAAACGAACATTAA
- a CDS encoding NAD(P)/FAD-dependent oxidoreductase: MPKKNYDVIIIGGGPAGIFTALELLKHDENMDILLLEKGRNIEGRICPIKTKGVKCVQCKPCSIVNGWGGAGAFSDGKLTLTSEFGGILDEYMTKKELEDLINYVDRIYLKFGATEKIHGTNTEKIREIQRKAAAADLKLIPAKVKHLGTERCFNILKRMEEYLRDRITIKYLSPVDKILVKDGKVSGVVTKDEEFFSDYVVAVPGREGSEWFKNEAERLGLSLKNNAVDIGVRVEVPAVVLEEITDVVYESKLIYYTKSFDDRVRTFCMNPYGEVVVENNDGIKTVNGHSYAERKTENTNFALLVSKEFTEPFNSPIAYGKYIATLANMLGDGVIVQRLGDLLDGRRTTESRLRRSLVQPTLIDATPGDLSLVLPYRHLRDIIEMLEAMDKIAPGVFSKHTLLYGVEVKFYSSRVKLTNNLETEIDNLFAAGDGAGVTRGLAQASAAGVVVAREIIKRLNK; this comes from the coding sequence ATGCCTAAGAAAAATTACGATGTTATAATTATTGGTGGTGGACCTGCTGGAATTTTTACTGCATTAGAATTATTAAAACATGATGAAAATATGGATATATTATTACTCGAAAAAGGAAGGAACATTGAAGGCAGGATATGTCCAATAAAAACAAAAGGCGTTAAATGTGTGCAGTGTAAACCTTGTTCTATTGTTAATGGATGGGGAGGAGCAGGTGCTTTTAGTGATGGTAAATTGACACTTACTTCAGAGTTTGGTGGTATTTTAGATGAGTATATGACGAAAAAAGAACTTGAGGATCTCATAAATTATGTTGATAGAATATATCTAAAATTTGGTGCTACAGAAAAAATACATGGTACTAATACCGAGAAAATAAGAGAAATTCAAAGGAAAGCAGCTGCTGCAGATTTGAAACTTATACCTGCAAAGGTTAAACATTTAGGCACTGAAAGATGTTTTAATATACTAAAAAGAATGGAAGAGTACTTAAGGGATAGAATAACAATAAAATATTTATCACCTGTTGATAAAATTTTAGTTAAAGATGGCAAGGTTTCAGGTGTTGTAACTAAAGATGAAGAGTTTTTTAGCGATTATGTAGTTGCAGTACCTGGTAGAGAAGGATCTGAATGGTTTAAAAATGAAGCTGAAAGATTGGGACTTAGCCTTAAAAATAATGCAGTTGATATTGGCGTTAGAGTAGAAGTTCCGGCTGTAGTTTTAGAGGAAATTACTGACGTTGTTTATGAATCTAAGCTGATTTATTATACAAAATCATTTGATGATAGAGTAAGAACTTTCTGTATGAATCCTTATGGTGAAGTAGTTGTAGAAAATAATGATGGCATAAAGACAGTTAATGGACATAGTTATGCAGAAAGGAAAACAGAAAATACTAATTTTGCACTTTTAGTTTCTAAAGAATTTACTGAACCATTTAATTCTCCTATAGCTTATGGGAAATATATTGCAACATTGGCTAATATGTTAGGAGATGGGGTAATAGTACAAAGGTTAGGGGATTTATTAGATGGTAGAAGAACTACAGAAAGTAGATTAAGAAGAAGTTTAGTTCAGCCTACATTAATCGATGCTACTCCTGGTGACTTAAGCTTGGTGCTTCCGTATAGGCATTTAAGAGATATAATTGAAATGCTAGAAGCTATGGATAAGATAGCTCCTGGAGTATTTTCAAAACATACTCTTTTATATGGGGTTGAAGTTAAATTTTATTCTTCAAGAGTTAAGCTCACGAATAATCTTGAAACAGAAATAGATAATTTATTTGCTGCAGGAGATGGTGCGGGAGTTACAAGAGGATTAGCACAAGCTTCTGCTGCAGGAGTAGTTGTAGCAAGAGAGATAATAAAAAGGTTAAACAAATAA
- a CDS encoding adenylosuccinate synthase — translation MNTLVILGAQWGDEGKGKITDFLSEKADIVVRYQGGDNAGHTVEIGEKQFKLHLIPSGIFYEEKVCVIGNGVVVNPKSLLEEIKYLNDRGIKTDNLRISDRAHIILPYHIKLDELEEKKRGKSKIGTTIKGIGPCYRDKVERNGIRMCDIFYKDILEEKLRRNIKEKNEIIEKLYGESGLDEDSIVTEYMDYLEKIKKYVVDTTALLNEAIENGKKILFEGAQGTLLDIDFGTYPYVTSSHPISGGVTVGTGISPFGIKEVLGVVKAYTTRVGKGPFPTELFDETGDMIRQKGYEYGTTTGRPRRCGWLDTVMLRYSARINGLTSIAITKLDTLGGFEKLKICTAYELDGKVVKDFPSSLETLKRCKPIYEVLDGWKEEEIEDVKTFDELPENAKKYISKIEELTGVKVKLVSIGPNRNATILRENIF, via the coding sequence ATGAATACACTTGTTATATTAGGTGCTCAATGGGGAGATGAAGGTAAAGGAAAGATAACAGACTTTTTATCTGAGAAAGCTGACATAGTCGTTAGATATCAGGGTGGAGATAATGCAGGTCATACTGTTGAAATAGGAGAAAAGCAGTTTAAATTACATTTGATACCATCAGGTATTTTTTACGAAGAAAAAGTGTGTGTAATTGGTAATGGGGTTGTTGTAAATCCTAAATCATTATTAGAAGAGATAAAGTACTTAAATGATAGAGGTATAAAAACTGATAATTTAAGAATAAGTGATAGAGCACATATTATACTTCCTTATCATATTAAACTAGATGAACTTGAAGAGAAAAAAAGAGGCAAGAGTAAAATTGGAACAACAATTAAGGGAATAGGTCCTTGTTATAGAGATAAAGTTGAAAGAAATGGAATTAGAATGTGTGATATCTTTTATAAAGATATTTTAGAGGAAAAACTTAGAAGAAATATAAAAGAAAAAAATGAAATAATTGAGAAACTTTATGGTGAAAGTGGGCTTGATGAAGATAGTATTGTAACAGAATATATGGATTACCTAGAAAAAATAAAAAAATACGTTGTAGATACAACTGCTTTATTAAATGAAGCTATTGAAAATGGCAAAAAGATACTATTTGAAGGAGCGCAAGGGACACTTTTAGATATAGACTTTGGAACATATCCATATGTTACTTCATCTCACCCAATTTCTGGAGGAGTAACTGTTGGAACTGGAATAAGCCCCTTTGGTATAAAAGAAGTCTTAGGAGTAGTTAAAGCTTATACTACAAGAGTAGGAAAAGGACCGTTTCCAACTGAATTATTTGATGAGACTGGAGATATGATAAGACAAAAAGGGTATGAATATGGAACTACAACAGGTAGACCAAGAAGATGTGGATGGTTAGATACTGTTATGCTTAGATATTCAGCTAGAATAAATGGATTAACCTCTATTGCAATTACTAAGTTAGATACATTAGGAGGTTTTGAAAAACTAAAGATATGTACAGCATATGAGCTTGACGGAAAAGTAGTTAAAGATTTTCCTTCAAGTTTAGAAACTCTAAAAAGGTGCAAACCTATATATGAGGTTTTAGATGGATGGAAAGAAGAAGAGATAGAGGATGTAAAAACATTTGATGAATTACCTGAAAATGCAAAGAA